A region of Drosophila ananassae strain 14024-0371.13 chromosome 4 unlocalized genomic scaffold, ASM1763931v2 tig00000077, whole genome shotgun sequence DNA encodes the following proteins:
- the LOC123257943 gene encoding valine--tRNA ligase isoform X2 encodes MLKEKYGFKEVEDKCNILWEGSKVYRWNGGKDNTFTIDTPPPTISGKLHIGHIFSYCHTDFIARFQRMLGKDVFYPIGFDDNGLPTERLVEQTYKTRAKEVGREKFIEMCHEVIEKSKQEFKELFKSVGISYDWDLEYHTISKETVTLSQMSFIDLYNKGYAYRKMQPILWDPVDKTAIAQAEIEDKVFESSLNTIVFSTQENEQINIATTRPELLPACVAVFCHPEDARYTHLIGKTAVVPITKEKVLIIADDKVKIDKGTGLVMCCTFGDELDIYWQQKHNLPMKIIIDQDGRMNLDDVIPPHPGVMKVADTGIYDEINGLKVTAARKRMIEILSGKGLLIESTSISHSVKCAERSGAPLEILPTYQWFIKTLEQKAQVLDKVKECNWHPATMRKRMEVWIEGLNWDWCISRQRYFGVPFPAWYSKRKGEEGKIILAEVKDLPIDPLKDLPKGYSKEEVIPDQDVMDTWATSSITPQLSALAVNSEFSLPNHRYDTIFPADLRSQSHEIIRTWAFYTILKAHYHANSLPWKNIMISGWCLADDKKKMSKSKGNIITPHVILETYGADVVRYWAANSRLGVDTVYSENIFKIGQRLVTKLWNASKFVSMFMEKHQTFEYCEALGAIEEFFWKDFCDNYLELVKKRAYGSSEATLSAKQSLAYVLNVILRLFAPFLPYITEEIYHQLYSYNSVHNQSNWPSKEELIYDKYSEEMGDNVIQILNIIRKIKADNNVSVKHLIKKLVIKADLREDKLNQSAQNDLQAVCNAEMIEWMQSELETENGKYIVNIDLY; translated from the exons atgttaaaagaaaaatacggCTTTAAAGAAGTTGAAGACAAATGCAACATATTGTGGGAAGGCAGTAAAGTTTACAGGTGGAATGGTGGAAAGGATAACACTTTCACTATAGACACACCTCCACCGACAATATCGGGAAAACTCCATATTGGCCATATATTTAGCTATTGCCACACGGACTTTATTGCAAGGTTTCAGCGCATGCTGGGGAAAGATGTGTTTTACCCAATTGGGTTTGATGATAACGGGCTTCCCACTGAAAGATTGGTTGAACAAACCTATAAAACCCGTGCAAAAGAAGTTGGCAGAGAAAAATTTATAGAGATGTGCCATGAGGTTATTGAAAAATCAAAGCAAGAATTCAAGGAACTATTTAAATCGGTCGGCATTAGTTATGACTGGGATTTGGAATATCACACGATCAGCAAGGAAACTGTGACGCTTTCACAGATGTCGTTTATTGATCTATATAATAAAGGGTATGCATATAGAAAAATGCAGCCCATCCTTTGGGACCCGGTTGATAAAACAGCAATTGCGCAAGCAGAAATAGAAGATAAAGTTTTTGAGTCATCCTTAAACACGATAGTTTTCTCTACTCAAGAAAATGAGCAGATCAATATTGCAACTACGCGACCTGAGTTACTTCCCGCATGCGTTGCAGTTTTTTGTCATCCAGAGGATGCGCGCTACACTCATCTGATCGGAAAAACAGCGGTAGTGCCAATTACAAAGGAAAAAGTACTAATCATTGCTGACGATAAGGTCAAAATAGATAAAGGCACTGGGCTTGTTATGTGCTGTACGTTTGGTGATGAACTCGACATATATTGGCAGCAAAAGCATAACCTGCCGATGAAAATTATCATCGATCAGGATGGGAGGATGAACCTAGATGATGTCATTCCACCACACCCCGGCGTCATgaaagtagctgacactggaatcTACGATGAAATAAATGGATTGAAAGTTACAGCAGCAAGAAAGAGGATGATTGAAATCTTGAGTGGAAAAGGACTTTTGATAGAAAGCACTAGCATTTCTCATTCTGTTAAGTGTGCAGAAAGATCTGGTGCACCACTTGAGATATTACCTACTTATCAATGGTTTATCAAGACCTTAGAGCAAAAAGCTCAAGTATTAGATAAAGTAAAAGAATGCAATTGGCATCCAGCTACTATGCGTAAACGTATGGAAGTGTGGATAGAAGGGCTAAATTGGGACTGGTGCATCTCAAGGCAGCGCTATTTTGGTGTGCCATTTCCAGCATGGTATTCCAAACGTAAGGGAGAAGAAGGTAAAATTATTCTAGCTGAAGTAAAGGACCTGCCTATAGATCCATTGAAAGATTTGCCAAAAGGGTATAGCAAAGAAGAGGTTATCCCAGATCAAGATGTAATGGATACCTGGGCCACAAGTTCAATTACTCCTCAACTGAGTGCACTGGCAGTAAACAGTGAGTTTAGCTTACCAAATCATCGCTATGATACGATATTTCCTGCAGATCTGCGCAGCCAGAGCCATGAGATAATAAGAACTTGGGCTTTTTATACTATTTTAAAGGCACATTATCATGCAAATTCTTTACCTTGGAAAAACATTATGATCAGCGGTTGGTGTTTAGCAGATGATAAGAAAAAGATGAGTAAATCAAAAGGTAATATCATCACTCCTCATGTAATACTTGAAACTTATGGAGCTGATGTAGTGCGCTATTGGGCAGCGAACTCAAGGCTTGGAGTTGATACAGTCTACTctgaaaatatattcaaaattgGCCAGCGCCTCGTTACAAAACTTTGGAACGCTAGCAAGTTTGTTTCCATGTTCATGGAAAAGCATCAAACA TTTGAATACTGCGAAGCTTTGGGCGCAATAGAGGAATTTTTTTGGAAAGACTTTTGTGATAACTACTTGGAATTAGTAAAAAAACGCGCGTACGGAAGCAGTGAAGCAACCTTAAGTGCAAAACAAAGCTTGGCGTATGTGTTAAATGTTATTTTGCGGTTATTTGCACCTTTCTTGCCATACATTACAGAAGAGATATACCACCAGTTGTATAGTTATAATTCTGTACACAATCAAAGTAATTGGCCAAGCAAAGAAGAACTTATCTACGATAAATATTCAGAGGAAATGGGAGATAATGTTATTcagatattaaatattatcagAAAGATAAAAGCAGATAATAATGTGTCAGTTAAGCATTTGATAAAGAAATTAGTGATAAAAGCAGATCTACGAGAGGACAAATTGAATCAATCCGCGCAGAATGATTTGCAGGCAGTGTGCAATGCGGAAATGATAGAGTGGATGCAGTCTGAGCTTGAAACTGAGAACGGAAAATACATAGTGAATATAgatttatattga
- the LOC123257943 gene encoding valine--tRNA ligase isoform X1, translating to MLKEKYGFKEVEDKCNILWEGSKVYRWNGGKDNTFTIDTPPPTISGKLHIGHIFSYCHTDFIARFQRMLGKDVFYPIGFDDNGLPTERLVEQTYKTRAKEVGREKFIEMCHEVIEKSKQEFKELFKSVGISYDWDLEYHTISKETVTLSQMSFIDLYNKGYAYRKMQPILWDPVDKTAIAQAEIEDKVFESSLNTIVFSTQENEQINIATTRPELLPACVAVFCHPEDARYTHLIGKTAVVPITKEKVLIIADDKVKIDKGTGLVMCCTFGDELDIYWQQKHNLPMKIIIDQDGRMNLDDVIPPHPGVMKVADTGIYDEINGLKVTAARKRMIEILSGKGLLIESTSISHSVKCAERSGAPLEILPTYQWFIKTLEQKAQVLDKVKECNWHPATMRKRMEVWIEGLNWDWCISRQRYFGVPFPAWYSKRKGEEGKIILAEVKDLPIDPLKDLPKGYSKEEVIPDQDVMDTWATSSITPQLSALAVNSEFSLPNHRYDTIFPADLRSQSHEIIRTWAFYTILKAHYHANSLPWKNIMISGWCLADDKKKMSKSKVRYWAANSRLGVDTVYSENIFKIGQRLVTKLWNASKFVSMFMEKHQTVSINSISETMDKWILSKLYKVIGRATNNLLQFEYCEALGAIEEFFWKDFCDNYLELVKKRAYGSSEATLSAKQSLAYVLNVILRLFAPFLPYITEEIYHQLYSYNSVHNQSNWPSKEELIYDKYSEEMGDNVIQILNIIRKIKADNNVSVKHLIKKLVIKADLREDKLNQSAQNDLQAVCNAEMIEWMQSELETENGKYIVNIDLY from the exons atgttaaaagaaaaatacggCTTTAAAGAAGTTGAAGACAAATGCAACATATTGTGGGAAGGCAGTAAAGTTTACAGGTGGAATGGTGGAAAGGATAACACTTTCACTATAGACACACCTCCACCGACAATATCGGGAAAACTCCATATTGGCCATATATTTAGCTATTGCCACACGGACTTTATTGCAAGGTTTCAGCGCATGCTGGGGAAAGATGTGTTTTACCCAATTGGGTTTGATGATAACGGGCTTCCCACTGAAAGATTGGTTGAACAAACCTATAAAACCCGTGCAAAAGAAGTTGGCAGAGAAAAATTTATAGAGATGTGCCATGAGGTTATTGAAAAATCAAAGCAAGAATTCAAGGAACTATTTAAATCGGTCGGCATTAGTTATGACTGGGATTTGGAATATCACACGATCAGCAAGGAAACTGTGACGCTTTCACAGATGTCGTTTATTGATCTATATAATAAAGGGTATGCATATAGAAAAATGCAGCCCATCCTTTGGGACCCGGTTGATAAAACAGCAATTGCGCAAGCAGAAATAGAAGATAAAGTTTTTGAGTCATCCTTAAACACGATAGTTTTCTCTACTCAAGAAAATGAGCAGATCAATATTGCAACTACGCGACCTGAGTTACTTCCCGCATGCGTTGCAGTTTTTTGTCATCCAGAGGATGCGCGCTACACTCATCTGATCGGAAAAACAGCGGTAGTGCCAATTACAAAGGAAAAAGTACTAATCATTGCTGACGATAAGGTCAAAATAGATAAAGGCACTGGGCTTGTTATGTGCTGTACGTTTGGTGATGAACTCGACATATATTGGCAGCAAAAGCATAACCTGCCGATGAAAATTATCATCGATCAGGATGGGAGGATGAACCTAGATGATGTCATTCCACCACACCCCGGCGTCATgaaagtagctgacactggaatcTACGATGAAATAAATGGATTGAAAGTTACAGCAGCAAGAAAGAGGATGATTGAAATCTTGAGTGGAAAAGGACTTTTGATAGAAAGCACTAGCATTTCTCATTCTGTTAAGTGTGCAGAAAGATCTGGTGCACCACTTGAGATATTACCTACTTATCAATGGTTTATCAAGACCTTAGAGCAAAAAGCTCAAGTATTAGATAAAGTAAAAGAATGCAATTGGCATCCAGCTACTATGCGTAAACGTATGGAAGTGTGGATAGAAGGGCTAAATTGGGACTGGTGCATCTCAAGGCAGCGCTATTTTGGTGTGCCATTTCCAGCATGGTATTCCAAACGTAAGGGAGAAGAAGGTAAAATTATTCTAGCTGAAGTAAAGGACCTGCCTATAGATCCATTGAAAGATTTGCCAAAAGGGTATAGCAAAGAAGAGGTTATCCCAGATCAAGATGTAATGGATACCTGGGCCACAAGTTCAATTACTCCTCAACTGAGTGCACTGGCAGTAAACAGTGAGTTTAGCTTACCAAATCATCGCTATGATACGATATTTCCTGCAGATCTGCGCAGCCAGAGCCATGAGATAATAAGAACTTGGGCTTTTTATACTATTTTAAAGGCACATTATCATGCAAATTCTTTACCTTGGAAAAACATTATGATCAGCGGTTGGTGTTTAGCAGATGATAAGAAAAAGATGAGTAAATCAAAAG TGCGCTATTGGGCAGCGAACTCAAGGCTTGGAGTTGATACAGTCTACTctgaaaatatattcaaaattgGCCAGCGCCTCGTTACAAAACTTTGGAACGCTAGCAAGTTTGTTTCCATGTTCATGGAAAAGCATCAAACAGTAAGCATAAATTCCATCAGTGAGACGATGGATAAGTGGATATTGTCTAAGTTATACAAAGTAATAGGTAGAGCAACAAATAACCTATTACAGTTTGAATACTGCGAAGCTTTGGGCGCAATAGAGGAATTTTTTTGGAAAGACTTTTGTGATAACTACTTGGAATTAGTAAAAAAACGCGCGTACGGAAGCAGTGAAGCAACCTTAAGTGCAAAACAAAGCTTGGCGTATGTGTTAAATGTTATTTTGCGGTTATTTGCACCTTTCTTGCCATACATTACAGAAGAGATATACCACCAGTTGTATAGTTATAATTCTGTACACAATCAAAGTAATTGGCCAAGCAAAGAAGAACTTATCTACGATAAATATTCAGAGGAAATGGGAGATAATGTTATTcagatattaaatattatcagAAAGATAAAAGCAGATAATAATGTGTCAGTTAAGCATTTGATAAAGAAATTAGTGATAAAAGCAGATCTACGAGAGGACAAATTGAATCAATCCGCGCAGAATGATTTGCAGGCAGTGTGCAATGCGGAAATGATAGAGTGGATGCAGTCTGAGCTTGAAACTGAGAACGGAAAATACATAGTGAATATAgatttatattga
- the LOC123257953 gene encoding ATP-dependent zinc metalloprotease FtsH 2-like, protein MNLVNFGDILFLVFNKLKYVLDNFSERSNQAKIELLKRISICLLCVATIISIAFLFAYMHTMLLSKGYELAAHYVSEAMPCVLLVVFFFIAWFIYDQIFSKLKEVELPISIELANSDDKRITFADAIIDDSLRQRLQMICCDQMTEEIRKLFGNKSINSLRGYILYGPPGNGKTLIARAIAGESNMNFISISGPELIGVYIGHGAHAVRELFKIAKKYSPCIVFIDEIDAVAQKRSTANNSAYHCRESLTQLLTEIDGFKSRKDIIVIGATNLIGGIDPALIRPGRLGQKVYVPNPNIEVRQKILALYMRGTKTDEKLSLQDIADKTEGYSGAELEQLVNEAKISAGAQRRLIVSEEDFSYALHRLSPEQERDRIRLVSNVKTPTEVSYSI, encoded by the exons atgaaTTTGGTAAACTTTGGTGatatattgtttttagtatttaataaattaaagtaCGTACTTGATAATTTTTCTGAACGCTCTAATCAAGCTAAAATAG AATTACTAAAAAGAATTTCAATCTGTTTACTATGCGTGGCAACTATTATCTCTATCGCTTTTTTGTTTGCCTATATGCATACAATGTTGCTTAGTAAAGGGTATGAGTTAGCTGCACATTATGTTAGTGAAGCTATGCCTTGTGTGTTACTTgtcgttttcttttttattgctTGGTTTATATATGATCAAATATTCAGCAAACTAAAGGAAGTAGAGCTGCCTATATCGATAGAATTAGCTAATTCAGATGATAAAAGAATAACATTTGCTGATGCTATAATTGATGACTCCTTAAGACAACGGTTGCAGATGATTTGCTGTGACCAAATGACAGAAGAAATACGCAAGCTGTTTGGAAATAAAAGTATTAATTCACTAAGAGGTTACATATTATATGGCCCTCCTGGAAATGGTAAAACACTTATCGCTCGTGCAATTGCAGGTGAATCAAATATGAATTTCATAAGCATCTCAGGTCCTGAACTTATTGGAGTATATATTGGTCATGGTGCACATGCTGTACGCGAGCTTTttaaaatagcaaaaaaatattctcCTTGTATAGTCTTTATAGATGAAATAGATGCAGTTGCTCAAAAAAGAAGTACCGCTAATAACTCAGCTTACCATTGTCGAGAGAGTTTAACACAGTTGTTAACTGAAATAGATGGATTTAAGAGCAGAAAAGATATAATAGTAATTGGTGCAACTAACCTTATCGGTGGTATAGATCCAGCACTTATTAGACCTGGACGTTTAGGTCAGAAGGTTTATGTCCCTAATCCAAACATAGAGGTGAGACAAAAGATATTGGCACTTTATATGCGAGGTACAAAAACTGATGAAAAGCTAAGCCTCCAAGACATTGCAGACAAGACTGAAGGCTATTCTGGAGCTGAGTTGGAGCAATTAGTGAATGAAGCAAAAATTAGCGCTGGTGCGCAAAGACGGCTTATAGTGAGTGAGGAAGATTTCAGTTACGCGCTTCACAGGTTAAGTCCAGAACAAGAAAGAGATAGAATAAGGTTAGTTTCAAACGTGAAGACACCGACAGAAGTATCTTATTCTATTTAG
- the LOC123257954 gene encoding pyruvate dehydrogenase E1 component subunit beta-like, producing the protein MATLSVREALCTAIREEMQNDSDVLIMGEEVAEYDGAYKVTKGLLKEFGENRVVDTPITEHGFAGLAVGAAFAGLKPIVEFMTFNFSMQAIDQIVNSAAKTNYMSGGQLGCPIVFRGPNGAAARVAAQHSQCFAAWYSHIPGLKVIAPYFASDCRGLLKAAIRDPNPVIFLENEIAYGHEHEVSDSELSNKDYLLEIGKAAVIREGKDVTITAFSLKLMDALNAADLLSSEGIEAEVIDLRTLRPLDTQTVINSIQKTNRLVSVEEGWPFAGIGAELSAVVMEQGFDYLDAPVVRVTGKDIPLPYAANLEKKALPQVEDIVEAVHQVCFRKK; encoded by the coding sequence ATGGCAACCTTAAGTGTAAGAGAAGCTTTATGCACAGCAATTAGAGAAGAAATGCAAAACGACTCTGATGTGCTTATCATGGGTGAAGAAGTTGCAGAGTATGATGGTGCTTATAAAGTAACGAAAGGATTACTGAAAGAGTTTGGAGAAAACAGAGTAGTTGATACGCCTATTACCGAACATGGATTTGCTGGCCTTGCTGTTGGAGCGGCATTTGCTGGATTAAAGCCAATAGTCGAGTTTatgacttttaatttttctatgCAAGCTATTGACCAAATTGTGAATTCCGCagcaaaaacaaattatatgtCAGGCGGACAACTTGGATGCCCTATAGTATTTCGTGGACCAAATGGCGCTGCAGCAAGAGTTGCTGCACAACATTCTCAATGCTTTGCAGCTTGGTATTCGCATATACCGGGGTTAAAAGTAATAGCACCCTATTTTGCCTCAGATTGCAGAGGTCTGCTTAAAGCTGCAATTCGTGACCCTAATCCGGTAATATTTCTAGAAAACGAAATAGCTTATGGACATGAGCATGAAGTTTCTGACTCTGAGCTATCAAACAAAGATTATCTACTTGAGATAGGCAAAGCTGCTGTTATACGGGAAGGAAAGGATGTAACTATCACTgctttttcattaaaattaatggATGCCTTAAATGCAGCAGATTTACTTTCGAGTGAAGGTATAGAAGCTGAAGTTATTGACCTCAGAACCTTAAGACCACTTGACACTCAAACTGTTATTAACTCTATTCAGAAGACTAATAGGTTAGTTAGTGTAGAAGAAGGATGGCCATTTGCAGGAATAGGAGCAGAGCTGTCAGCCGTTGTTATGGAACAAGGATTTGACTACCTTGATGCTCCAGTTGTACGTGTAACTGGCAAGGACATCCCCTTACCTTACGCTGCAAATCTAGAAAAAAAAGCATTACCGCAAGTGGAAGATATAGTTGAAGCCGTGCATCAGGTCTgttttagaaaaaaatag